The following coding sequences are from one Leptospira mayottensis 200901116 window:
- the nadD gene encoding nicotinate (nicotinamide) nucleotide adenylyltransferase, whose amino-acid sequence MTKVLTGIFGGSFDPPHEGHSGILKSFFQEVPDCEEVFLIPNRQNPLKGEKFSSPENILEMLNLFVSEFSEPIRILDLELNHPGPSYTIETIQKLKILYPNREFVLLIGEDNYSNFHEWRNYKKILDEVRKVFVFRRFSEVVPQNSKLFPQFQFLKNPLIPVSSTDLRQSFFRSTIPNRIPKKILDYILKNSLYLE is encoded by the coding sequence ATGACCAAAGTCCTTACGGGAATTTTCGGAGGTAGTTTCGATCCTCCTCACGAAGGACATTCAGGAATTTTAAAGTCTTTTTTTCAGGAAGTCCCGGACTGTGAGGAAGTTTTTCTGATTCCAAACCGACAAAACCCTCTCAAAGGAGAAAAGTTTTCTTCTCCCGAAAACATATTAGAAATGTTGAATTTATTTGTCTCCGAGTTTTCGGAACCGATTCGAATTTTGGATCTGGAATTGAATCATCCGGGTCCGAGTTATACGATTGAAACGATTCAAAAACTCAAAATTCTCTATCCGAATCGAGAGTTTGTTCTTTTAATCGGAGAGGATAATTATTCTAATTTTCACGAATGGAGGAATTATAAAAAAATTTTGGATGAAGTTCGAAAAGTTTTCGTCTTTCGAAGATTCTCGGAAGTAGTTCCTCAAAATTCAAAACTTTTCCCTCAATTTCAATTTTTGAAAAACCCTTTAATTCCAGTGAGTTCCACGGATTTAAGGCAATCGTTCTTTCGATCCACAATTCCGAACCGAATTCCAAAAAAAATCTTGGATTATATTCTAAAAAACTCACTTTATT
- the proB gene encoding glutamate 5-kinase: MERNSLSEKIHSAETIVIKVGSARLSGPESEVNDFLFQLVSDIRHLRDLDKKVILVSSGAIARGKLLLNELPSSVSFRDSLFERQALAAMGQNRLINLYDSFFSKANLNIAQILFGVLDLESKEGYKNLKNTFTQLLEWGILPIVNENDSVATEEVKFGDNDMLSALVSLIVGADLLLILTGVEGFLKEEKVVPFLERISKDDLKLAGGPSGPGTGGMFTKLKSASLLSEAGIPTAILNGKKMHAIREFLEKNSAGTLIAPSGNRVFSEEDVKEIIRKNRNGNGENHL; this comes from the coding sequence ATGGAACGAAATTCACTGTCAGAAAAAATCCACAGTGCAGAGACAATCGTCATCAAAGTAGGTTCCGCGAGGCTGTCCGGTCCCGAATCGGAAGTGAACGATTTTCTATTTCAATTGGTAAGCGACATTCGTCATCTCAGAGATCTCGATAAAAAAGTGATCCTAGTTTCCTCGGGTGCGATCGCAAGAGGAAAACTTTTGTTAAATGAACTCCCCTCTTCCGTCTCTTTTAGAGATTCCCTCTTCGAAAGACAAGCGTTAGCCGCCATGGGGCAGAACAGACTCATCAATCTTTACGACAGTTTTTTTTCCAAGGCGAACTTGAACATAGCCCAGATTCTTTTTGGCGTTCTGGATCTTGAATCCAAAGAAGGTTATAAAAATCTAAAGAACACGTTCACTCAACTTTTGGAATGGGGAATACTTCCTATTGTCAACGAGAACGACTCGGTCGCAACCGAAGAAGTGAAGTTTGGAGACAACGATATGCTTTCCGCACTTGTAAGTTTGATTGTAGGTGCGGATTTACTTCTCATTTTAACCGGAGTGGAGGGCTTTCTTAAAGAAGAGAAAGTAGTCCCTTTTTTGGAAAGAATTTCCAAAGACGATCTGAAGCTCGCGGGCGGCCCGAGCGGCCCCGGAACCGGTGGAATGTTCACCAAACTTAAATCAGCCAGTTTATTATCAGAAGCAGGAATACCGACCGCAATTTTAAACGGCAAGAAAATGCACGCGATCCGAGAATTTTTGGAAAAAAACTCGGCTGGAACTTTGATTGCGCCTTCCGGAAACCGAGTTTTTTCTGAGGAAGATGTGAAAGAAATCATTCGCAAAAATCGAAACGGCAACGGGGAAAATCATCTATGA
- a CDS encoding glutamate-5-semialdehyde dehydrogenase has protein sequence MKEIEYVKELSYQAKKASRTLKSFPSSQKNKVLLGLADLLEKRKSEILSANESDLKNGKEKNLSSALMDRLLLNDKRIASMASAVREIVSFPDPVGEVTRGLTLPNGLELVTKRVPLGVVMVIYESRPNVTIDVGALSFKSGNACILRGGSEAFHSNKILIKLFHEILNKEGIDTSTITFVDKTDRSFMLPFLQQTSLIDIVVPRGGEGLIKFVSEHSMIPVVKHDKGVCNLYIDQDADPAKVIPIVINSKAQRPGVCNATENLILHNGYPFRKELLEALAKEGVELLLDPSALSLYPKGKPAKEEDYQEEFLDLRLSVKTVSSLEEALAFIERTSSGHTEAIITEDLNTAKIFTNSLDSAALFVNCSTRFHDGAEFGLGAEVGISTGKLHVRGPMGLIHLTTTTTYVTGNGQIRN, from the coding sequence ATGAAAGAAATCGAGTACGTTAAAGAACTTTCTTATCAAGCCAAAAAAGCTTCCAGAACTTTAAAATCATTCCCTTCATCCCAAAAAAATAAGGTTCTTTTGGGACTTGCAGACCTATTAGAAAAACGTAAATCGGAAATCCTTTCCGCAAACGAATCCGACCTAAAGAACGGCAAAGAAAAGAATCTCTCTTCCGCTTTGATGGACCGTCTTTTATTAAATGATAAACGAATTGCTTCCATGGCTTCCGCAGTTCGAGAAATCGTTTCATTTCCAGACCCCGTCGGAGAAGTTACGAGAGGTTTGACCCTTCCAAATGGTCTCGAACTTGTGACCAAAAGAGTTCCTCTCGGAGTCGTGATGGTCATCTACGAATCTCGTCCAAACGTAACGATCGACGTAGGTGCCCTTTCTTTCAAATCGGGAAACGCATGTATTCTCAGAGGGGGAAGCGAAGCGTTTCATTCCAACAAGATTTTAATAAAACTATTTCATGAAATTCTAAATAAAGAAGGAATCGATACAAGCACGATCACTTTCGTAGACAAAACGGATCGCTCCTTTATGCTTCCTTTCCTTCAACAAACTTCTTTGATCGACATAGTAGTTCCAAGAGGCGGAGAAGGTTTGATCAAATTTGTCTCAGAGCATTCTATGATTCCAGTCGTCAAACATGATAAAGGTGTTTGTAATCTCTATATTGATCAAGATGCTGATCCTGCAAAAGTGATTCCAATCGTAATCAACTCCAAGGCGCAAAGACCAGGAGTATGCAACGCTACGGAAAATTTAATACTTCACAACGGTTATCCATTTCGGAAAGAACTATTAGAAGCCCTAGCCAAAGAAGGTGTGGAACTATTACTTGATCCTTCCGCGCTCTCTCTATATCCGAAAGGAAAGCCGGCTAAAGAAGAAGACTACCAGGAAGAATTTTTGGATCTTCGTCTTTCGGTAAAAACGGTTTCCAGTTTGGAAGAAGCGTTAGCCTTTATCGAAAGAACTTCTTCAGGTCATACAGAAGCCATCATCACAGAAGATTTAAACACGGCTAAAATTTTCACCAATTCCTTAGATTCCGCCGCTTTATTTGTCAATTGCTCCACCCGTTTTCACGACGGCGCAGAATTCGGTCTCGGCGCCGAAGTGGGAATTTCCACCGGCAAGTTACACGTCCGTGGTCCTATGGGTTTGATCCACCTCACGACCACAACTACTTATGTAACCGGAAACGGACAAATCCGAAATTAA